The proteins below come from a single Odontesthes bonariensis isolate fOdoBon6 chromosome 18, fOdoBon6.hap1, whole genome shotgun sequence genomic window:
- the ptdss1b gene encoding phosphatidylserine synthase 1 isoform X1 produces MLVAKGPISPRRDDATYKLHFRMINEQQVEDIGLDFFYKPHTITLLTATVLSLMYFAFTRDDEHSNNNLRVGLFVVVSFFLVISILAFPNGPFTRPHPAIWRMVFGLSVLYFLFLVFLIFLNWDQVKTIMYWLDPNLRYAKREADIMEYAVNCTVITWERILSHFDIFAFGHFVGWTFKAMLIRSYGLCWTISITWELTELFFMHLLPNFAECWWDQVILDILLCNGGGIWLGMTVCRFLEMRTYHWASIKEIHTTTGKIKRAVLQFTPASWTYVRWFDPKSSFQRLAGIYLFMILWQLTELNTFFLKHIFVFQTSHPLSWCRILLIGIITAPTVRQYYAYLTDTQCKRVGTQCWVFGAIAFLEALACVKFGQDLFSKTQIRSVLLWLLCLALITLLCLYGMVWYEQNKMKSLSLQSEDCNDSSVVDSCAFIPDGLAAQTDSLRSLQPTKRRKSSVRNRFGNSHGGKRQ; encoded by the exons ATGTTAGTCGCTAAAGGTCCCATTTCACCTCGGAGGGATGATGCCACCTACAAGTTACATTTCCGAATGATAAACGAGCAACAAGTGGAGGATATCGGTCTTGACTTCTTCTACAAGCCCCATACTATCACTCTACTGACAGCTACTGTGCTCAGTCTGATGTACTTTGCGTTCACCCG GGATGATGAACACTCAAACAATAACCTCCGTGTTGGGTTGTTTGTGGTTGTCTCCTTTTTCTTGGTCATCAGTATCCTTGCCTTTCCTAATG GACCCTTCACAAGGCCACATCCTGCAATTTGGCGAATGGTGTTTG GTCTCAGTGTGCTCTACTTCCTGTTTCTTGTCTTTCTCATCTTCCTCAACTGGGACCAAGTCAAAACTATCATGTACTGGCTAGACCCAAATCTGCGCTATGCCAAACGTGAAGCTGATATCATG GAATATGCAGTAAACTGTACGGTGATAACATGGGAGCGCATCCTGAGCCACTTCGACATCTTTGCTTTTGGCCACTTTGTAGGATGGACCTTTAAGGCTATGCTGATCCGCAGCTATGGCCTGTGCTGGACCATCAGTATCACCTGGGAACTCACCGAG CTGTTCTTCATGCACCTTTTGCCAAACTTTGCGGAGTGCTGGTGGGATCAGGTGATACTGGACATACTGTTGTGCAATGGAGGTGGCATCTGGTTGGGTATGACAGTCTGCCGTTTTCTTGAGATGAGGACCTACCACTGGGCTAGCATCAA GGAAATCCACACCACCACAGGGAAGATAAAGCGAGCAGTGCTTCAATTTACACCAGCCAGCTGGACTTACGTGCGCTGGTTCGACCCAAAGTCCTCCTTCCAGAGACTTGCAGGCATCTACCTCTTTATGATCTTATGGCAG TTGACAGAGTTGAACACATTCTTCCTCAAGCACATCTTCGTCTTCCAGACCTCTCACCCTCTCAGCTGGTGTCGTATCCTCCTCATTGGAATTATCACCGCACCCACTGTACG ACAATACTATGCATACCTGACAGACACTCAGTGTAAACGAGTTGGCACACAGTGTTGGGTGTTTGG AGCCATCGCTTTCCTGGAGGCCCTGGCTTGTGTGAAATTTGGTCAAGATTTGTTTTCAAAGACCCAAATTCGTTCTGTCCTCCTATGGCTTCTCTGTCTG GCACTCATCACACTCCTGTGTTTGTATGGGATGGTGTGGTATgagcaaaataaaatgaag AGCCTTTCTTTGCAAAGTGAGGACTGCAATGACAGCAGCGTTGTTGACTCATGTGCTTTCATCCCAGATGGCCTTGCAG CTCAGACGGATTCCTTAAGAAGTTTACAGCCAACAAAACGAAGAAAGTCCTCAGTGAGAAACAGATTTGGGAACAGCCACGGAGGAAAGAGACAGTAA
- the mterf3 gene encoding transcription termination factor 3, mitochondrial isoform X2 yields MTMASTCAQLCLRCRGLLGSKASSLQHYVQVRHCVTMTREFPQISNGLFITGNRTATQTRLRWKQQMCHYNYMTARYLSTEAKEKKCTDELSRADSVACGTPPMPSTDAVPTTQNQLSLDLDAAGEYSALEKISDEEAISISIPSSIPPASISLGDYVDKSETLTKLVQLGVNLWKLEQRPNVGSMLLRLDFNTDVVPRLLFLKEIGVEDSRFGYIITHNPFFLTENLENLQARISYLKSKKFSPETVASMVSRAPYVLNFSVKRLDNRLGFYQQQLKLSASNTRDILARLPRLLCGSLEPVKENLKVCEIELGFKENEIQHIVIAVPKVLTANKRKLTQTFDFLHNTMKVPHYLITKFPQVLNSKYLRLRERHLFLEYLGKAQYDPALPNYISLDRLVSLPDEIFCTELALATLEDFYLFQKTL; encoded by the exons ATGACCATGGCTTCTACCTGTGCACAGTTGTGTCTACGATGCAGAGGTCTCCTTGGCTCCAAGGCTAGTTCTTTGCAGCATTACGTTCAAGTTCGACATTGTGTTACAATGACAAGAGAATTTCCCCAAATCAGTAATGGCTTATTCATCACGGGGAATCGCACAGCGACTCAGACTAGATTGAGGTGGAAACAACAGATGTGCCACTACAATTACATGACAGCACGGTATCTGTCAACAGAGGCTAAGGAAAAGAAATGTACAGATGAGTTGTCAAGAGCTGACAGTGTTGCATGCGGGACCCCGCCAatgccatccacagatgctgTGCCAACGACCCAAAATCAGTTGTCCTTGG ACTTGGATGCTGCTGGTGAATATTCAGCATTGGAAAAGATCAGTGATGAGGAAGCCATCAGTATTTCTATTCCCTCTTCCATACCCCCAGCTTCCATCTCTCTTGGAGATTACGTTGACAAGTCGGAGACTCTTACCAAGCTGGTGCAACTAG GGGTGAATCTGTGGAAGCTGGAACAAAGACCCAATGTAGGCTCCATGCTGCTGAGACTTGATTTCAACACAGACGTTGTGCCCCGGCTGCTGTTTCTCAAAGAGATTGGAGTGGAGGACTCGCGCTTTGGCTATATTATCACTCACAACCCCTTCTTTCTCACTGAGAATTTGGAAAACCTGCAGGCCAG aataAGCTATCTCAAGTCTAAAAAATTCAGTCCAGAGACTGTTGCATCCATGGTGTCCAGAGCACCTTATGTGCTCAACTTCAGTGTAAAGAggctggacaacagactgggtTTCTATCAGCAGCAACTCAAGCTCAGTGCTTCTAAT ACACGGGACATTTTAGCTCGTCTACCCAGATTACTGTGTGGCAGCTTGGAGCCTGTTAAAGAAAACTTAAAG GTGTGTGAAATAGAGCTTGGCTTCAAGGAAAATGAGATCCAACACATAGTTATTGCCGTCCCGAAGGTGTTGACGGCTAATAAAAGGAAGCTCACTCAGACATTTGACTTCCTTCACAACACCATGAAGGTACCCCACTACCTGATCACAAAGTTCCCACAG GTCCTCAATTCAAAGTACCTTCGTCTTAGAGAGCGCCACCTCTTCCTTGAGTACCTTGGAAAAGCTCAGTACGACCCAGCCCTGCCCAACTACATCTCCCTGGACCGCCTGGTGTCGTTGCCAGATGAGATTTTTTGCACAGAGTTGGCTTTGGCAACGTTGGAAGATTTTTATTTGTTCCAAAAgaccctctaa
- the ptdss1b gene encoding phosphatidylserine synthase 1 isoform X2, translating into MLVAKGPISPRRDDATYKLHFRMINEQQVEDIGLDFFYKPHTITLLTATVLSLMYFAFTRDDEHSNNNLRVGLFVVVSFFLVISILAFPNGPFTRPHPAIWRMVFGLSVLYFLFLVFLIFLNWDQVKTIMYWLDPNLRYAKREADIMEYAVNCTVITWERILSHFDIFAFGHFVGWTFKAMLIRSYGLCWTISITWELTELFFMHLLPNFAECWWDQVILDILLCNGGGIWLGMTVCRFLEMRTYHWASIKEIHTTTGKIKRAVLQFTPASWTYVRWFDPKSSFQRLAGIYLFMILWQLTELNTFFLKHIFVFQTSHPLSWCRILLIGIITAPTVRQYYAYLTDTQCKRVGTQCWVFGHRFPGGPGLCEIWSRFVFKDPNSFCPPMASLSGTHHTPVFVWDGVV; encoded by the exons ATGTTAGTCGCTAAAGGTCCCATTTCACCTCGGAGGGATGATGCCACCTACAAGTTACATTTCCGAATGATAAACGAGCAACAAGTGGAGGATATCGGTCTTGACTTCTTCTACAAGCCCCATACTATCACTCTACTGACAGCTACTGTGCTCAGTCTGATGTACTTTGCGTTCACCCG GGATGATGAACACTCAAACAATAACCTCCGTGTTGGGTTGTTTGTGGTTGTCTCCTTTTTCTTGGTCATCAGTATCCTTGCCTTTCCTAATG GACCCTTCACAAGGCCACATCCTGCAATTTGGCGAATGGTGTTTG GTCTCAGTGTGCTCTACTTCCTGTTTCTTGTCTTTCTCATCTTCCTCAACTGGGACCAAGTCAAAACTATCATGTACTGGCTAGACCCAAATCTGCGCTATGCCAAACGTGAAGCTGATATCATG GAATATGCAGTAAACTGTACGGTGATAACATGGGAGCGCATCCTGAGCCACTTCGACATCTTTGCTTTTGGCCACTTTGTAGGATGGACCTTTAAGGCTATGCTGATCCGCAGCTATGGCCTGTGCTGGACCATCAGTATCACCTGGGAACTCACCGAG CTGTTCTTCATGCACCTTTTGCCAAACTTTGCGGAGTGCTGGTGGGATCAGGTGATACTGGACATACTGTTGTGCAATGGAGGTGGCATCTGGTTGGGTATGACAGTCTGCCGTTTTCTTGAGATGAGGACCTACCACTGGGCTAGCATCAA GGAAATCCACACCACCACAGGGAAGATAAAGCGAGCAGTGCTTCAATTTACACCAGCCAGCTGGACTTACGTGCGCTGGTTCGACCCAAAGTCCTCCTTCCAGAGACTTGCAGGCATCTACCTCTTTATGATCTTATGGCAG TTGACAGAGTTGAACACATTCTTCCTCAAGCACATCTTCGTCTTCCAGACCTCTCACCCTCTCAGCTGGTGTCGTATCCTCCTCATTGGAATTATCACCGCACCCACTGTACG ACAATACTATGCATACCTGACAGACACTCAGTGTAAACGAGTTGGCACACAGTGTTGGGTGTTTGG CCATCGCTTTCCTGGAGGCCCTGGCTTGTGTGAAATTTGGTCAAGATTTGTTTTCAAAGACCCAAATTCGTTCTGTCCTCCTATGGCTTCTCTGTCTG GCACTCATCACACTCCTGTGTTTGTATGGGATGGTGTGGTATga
- the mterf3 gene encoding transcription termination factor 3, mitochondrial isoform X1: MTMASTCAQLCLRCRGLLGSKASSLQHYVQVRHCVTMTREFPQISNGLFITGNRTATQTRLRWKQQMCHYNYMTARYLSTEAKEKKCTDELSRADSVACGTPPMPSTDAVPTTQNQLSLADLDAAGEYSALEKISDEEAISISIPSSIPPASISLGDYVDKSETLTKLVQLGVNLWKLEQRPNVGSMLLRLDFNTDVVPRLLFLKEIGVEDSRFGYIITHNPFFLTENLENLQARISYLKSKKFSPETVASMVSRAPYVLNFSVKRLDNRLGFYQQQLKLSASNTRDILARLPRLLCGSLEPVKENLKVCEIELGFKENEIQHIVIAVPKVLTANKRKLTQTFDFLHNTMKVPHYLITKFPQVLNSKYLRLRERHLFLEYLGKAQYDPALPNYISLDRLVSLPDEIFCTELALATLEDFYLFQKTL, from the exons ATGACCATGGCTTCTACCTGTGCACAGTTGTGTCTACGATGCAGAGGTCTCCTTGGCTCCAAGGCTAGTTCTTTGCAGCATTACGTTCAAGTTCGACATTGTGTTACAATGACAAGAGAATTTCCCCAAATCAGTAATGGCTTATTCATCACGGGGAATCGCACAGCGACTCAGACTAGATTGAGGTGGAAACAACAGATGTGCCACTACAATTACATGACAGCACGGTATCTGTCAACAGAGGCTAAGGAAAAGAAATGTACAGATGAGTTGTCAAGAGCTGACAGTGTTGCATGCGGGACCCCGCCAatgccatccacagatgctgTGCCAACGACCCAAAATCAGTTGTCCTTGG CAGACTTGGATGCTGCTGGTGAATATTCAGCATTGGAAAAGATCAGTGATGAGGAAGCCATCAGTATTTCTATTCCCTCTTCCATACCCCCAGCTTCCATCTCTCTTGGAGATTACGTTGACAAGTCGGAGACTCTTACCAAGCTGGTGCAACTAG GGGTGAATCTGTGGAAGCTGGAACAAAGACCCAATGTAGGCTCCATGCTGCTGAGACTTGATTTCAACACAGACGTTGTGCCCCGGCTGCTGTTTCTCAAAGAGATTGGAGTGGAGGACTCGCGCTTTGGCTATATTATCACTCACAACCCCTTCTTTCTCACTGAGAATTTGGAAAACCTGCAGGCCAG aataAGCTATCTCAAGTCTAAAAAATTCAGTCCAGAGACTGTTGCATCCATGGTGTCCAGAGCACCTTATGTGCTCAACTTCAGTGTAAAGAggctggacaacagactgggtTTCTATCAGCAGCAACTCAAGCTCAGTGCTTCTAAT ACACGGGACATTTTAGCTCGTCTACCCAGATTACTGTGTGGCAGCTTGGAGCCTGTTAAAGAAAACTTAAAG GTGTGTGAAATAGAGCTTGGCTTCAAGGAAAATGAGATCCAACACATAGTTATTGCCGTCCCGAAGGTGTTGACGGCTAATAAAAGGAAGCTCACTCAGACATTTGACTTCCTTCACAACACCATGAAGGTACCCCACTACCTGATCACAAAGTTCCCACAG GTCCTCAATTCAAAGTACCTTCGTCTTAGAGAGCGCCACCTCTTCCTTGAGTACCTTGGAAAAGCTCAGTACGACCCAGCCCTGCCCAACTACATCTCCCTGGACCGCCTGGTGTCGTTGCCAGATGAGATTTTTTGCACAGAGTTGGCTTTGGCAACGTTGGAAGATTTTTATTTGTTCCAAAAgaccctctaa